Proteins co-encoded in one Klebsiella michiganensis genomic window:
- a CDS encoding transcriptional regulator (regulates the expression of uxuBA) has translation MDAVEPRRLYQQLAAELKQRIESGVYQVGEKLPAERFIAEEKNVSRTVVREAIIMLEVEGYVEVRKGSGIHVMSNQAKYMTVPDERFEFANYGPFELLQARQLIESNIAEFAATQVTKQDIVKLMEIQEKARKEQTYRDSEWDLQFHVHVALATQNGALATIVEKMWSHRIYNPYWKKLHEHIDMRPVDNWCDDHDQILKALIRKDPHAAKLAMWQHLENTRQMLFNATSDDFEFNADRYFFAENPVIHLDPAANGQK, from the coding sequence ATGGATGCCGTAGAACCCCGCCGCCTTTATCAGCAGCTTGCCGCCGAATTAAAACAGCGTATTGAATCCGGTGTTTATCAGGTCGGGGAAAAACTGCCTGCGGAGCGGTTTATCGCAGAAGAGAAAAATGTCAGCCGCACCGTGGTCCGCGAAGCGATTATCATGCTGGAGGTTGAAGGTTACGTTGAAGTTCGTAAGGGCTCAGGCATTCACGTTATGTCTAACCAGGCAAAATACATGACCGTGCCGGATGAGCGCTTTGAGTTCGCCAATTATGGCCCTTTTGAGCTGCTGCAGGCGAGGCAGCTTATTGAAAGTAATATCGCAGAGTTCGCCGCAACCCAGGTCACCAAGCAGGATATTGTGAAACTGATGGAGATCCAGGAAAAAGCGCGAAAAGAGCAAACTTACCGTGATTCTGAGTGGGATCTACAGTTTCACGTTCATGTTGCGCTGGCGACGCAGAACGGCGCACTGGCCACCATCGTCGAAAAAATGTGGAGCCACCGCATCTACAACCCGTACTGGAAAAAACTGCACGAACACATTGATATGCGCCCGGTAGACAACTGGTGTGATGATCACGACCAGATTCTCAAGGCACTAATTCGTAAAGACCCACATGCAGCCAAACTGGCGATGTGGCAGCATCTCGAAAACACCCGCCAAATGCTGTTTAACGCCACCAGCGATGATTTCGAATTCAATGCCGACCGCTATTTTTTTGCAGAAAATCCCGTCATTCACCTTGATCCAGCCGCAAACGGTCAAAAATAG
- a CDS encoding hexuronate transporter (involved in the transport of aldohexuronates): MRKIKGLRWYMIALVTLGTVLGYLTRNTVAVAAPTLMSELNITTQQYSWIIAAYSACYTVMQPVAGYLLDVLGTKIGYAVFAVAWAIFCGATALAGSWGGLALARGAVGAAEAAMIPAGLKASSEWFPAKERSIAVGYFNVGSSIGAMIAPPLVVWAIVMHSWQMAFMLTGVLSFIWAMVWLWFYKNPRDQKKLSSEEREYIISGQEAQHQTDNTKKMSAWKILRNRQFWGIALPRFLAEPAWGTFNAWIPLFMFKAYGFNLKEIAMFAWMPMLFADFGCVLGGYLPPLFQRWFGVNLIVSRKLVVTMGAILMIGPGTIGLFTSPYVAIALLCIGGFAHQALSGALITLSSDVFGRNEVATANGLTGMAAWTASTLFALVVGALADTMGFSPLFAALAVFDLLGAIVIWTVLKNQSASELAAVAPAPNAVTQS, translated from the coding sequence ATGCGAAAAATAAAAGGTTTACGCTGGTACATGATAGCGCTGGTGACGCTGGGCACCGTGCTGGGCTATCTGACCCGCAATACGGTGGCCGTTGCGGCCCCAACTCTGATGAGCGAACTGAATATCACCACGCAGCAATACTCGTGGATCATCGCCGCCTATTCGGCTTGTTATACCGTTATGCAGCCTGTTGCGGGCTACCTGCTTGATGTGCTGGGTACCAAAATTGGCTATGCCGTGTTCGCTGTCGCCTGGGCAATTTTCTGCGGAGCAACTGCGCTGGCGGGCAGCTGGGGCGGTCTCGCACTTGCCCGCGGTGCCGTGGGTGCTGCCGAAGCAGCGATGATCCCCGCCGGATTGAAAGCCAGCAGCGAGTGGTTCCCAGCCAAAGAACGTTCCATTGCGGTGGGCTACTTTAACGTCGGCTCTTCCATCGGGGCGATGATTGCTCCCCCGCTGGTTGTCTGGGCCATTGTGATGCACAGCTGGCAGATGGCGTTTATGTTAACCGGCGTGCTGAGTTTTATCTGGGCAATGGTATGGCTGTGGTTTTACAAAAATCCGCGTGACCAGAAAAAGCTCTCCAGTGAAGAGCGCGAGTACATCATTAGCGGGCAGGAAGCCCAGCATCAGACCGATAACACGAAAAAGATGTCGGCCTGGAAGATCCTGCGCAATCGCCAGTTTTGGGGCATCGCCCTGCCGCGCTTCCTGGCCGAGCCCGCGTGGGGGACGTTCAATGCCTGGATCCCGCTGTTCATGTTTAAAGCCTACGGCTTCAATCTGAAAGAAATCGCGATGTTCGCGTGGATGCCCATGCTGTTCGCCGACTTTGGCTGCGTCCTTGGGGGCTATTTACCTCCGCTGTTCCAGCGCTGGTTCGGTGTGAATCTGATTGTTTCGCGTAAACTGGTGGTCACCATGGGAGCCATCCTGATGATTGGGCCGGGCACGATAGGCCTGTTTACCAGCCCTTATGTGGCTATCGCTCTGTTATGTATCGGTGGGTTTGCTCATCAGGCGCTCTCCGGAGCATTAATTACCCTGTCGTCCGACGTTTTTGGCCGGAATGAGGTCGCCACCGCCAATGGTCTGACGGGCATGGCGGCCTGGACTGCCAGCACGTTGTTTGCCCTGGTCGTTGGTGCCCTGGCTGACACGATGGGCTTCAGTCCGCTTTTCGCGGCGCTTGCCGTGTTCGATCTTCTGGGCGCGATAGTTATCTGGACGGTGCTGAAAAACCAGTCTGCCAGCGAACTCGCAGCCGTTGCCCCCGCCCCAAATGCCGTGACACAGTCTTGA
- a CDS encoding glucuronate isomerase (catalyzes the interconversion of D-glucuronate to D-fructuronate or D-galacturonate to D-tagaturonate; functions in glucuronic and galacturonic metabolism): MTPFMTDDFLLDTEFARRLYHDYAKSQPIFDYHCHLPPQQIADNYRFKNLYDIWLKGDHYKWRAMRTNGVAERLCTGDASDREKFDAWAATVPHTLGNPLYHWTHLELRRPFGITGKLLSPATAEEIWQQCNALLEQDAFTARGIMQQMNVKMVGTTDDPVDSLEHHAAVAKEGGFDIKVLPSWRPDKAFNIEQATFSDYISTLAAVSDTDIRRFSDLQAALSKRLDHFAAHGCKVADHALDVVVFAEADEKTLDTILARRLAGGSVNDTEVAQFKTAVLAWLGTEYARRGWVQQYHIGALRNNNQRQFRLLGPDVGFDSINDRPLAEPLSKLLSKQNEENLLPKTILYCLNPRDNEVIGTMVGNFQGEGMPGKMQFGSGWWFNDQKDGMERQMTQLAQLGLLSRFVGMLTDSRSFLSYTRHEYFRRILCRMLGHWVQAGEVPADIPLLGEMVKNICFNNARDYFAIELN; encoded by the coding sequence ATGACCCCCTTTATGACTGACGATTTTCTTCTGGATACCGAATTCGCTCGCCGCCTGTACCATGACTACGCGAAATCGCAGCCCATTTTTGATTACCACTGCCACCTGCCGCCGCAGCAAATTGCCGACAACTATCGCTTTAAAAATCTGTATGACATCTGGCTGAAAGGGGATCACTACAAGTGGCGTGCGATGCGGACTAACGGCGTGGCCGAACGGCTTTGTACCGGTGACGCCAGCGACCGTGAAAAGTTTGATGCCTGGGCCGCCACCGTGCCGCATACCCTCGGCAACCCGCTCTATCACTGGACGCATCTGGAGCTGCGCCGCCCGTTTGGCATTACCGGGAAGTTGCTCTCGCCGGCAACGGCGGAGGAGATCTGGCAGCAGTGCAACGCCTTGCTGGAGCAAGATGCGTTCACTGCCCGCGGCATCATGCAGCAAATGAACGTGAAAATGGTCGGCACCACTGACGATCCGGTGGACTCTCTGGAACACCACGCCGCCGTAGCCAAAGAGGGCGGCTTCGACATTAAAGTGCTGCCGAGCTGGCGGCCGGACAAAGCCTTTAATATCGAGCAGGCGACATTCAGCGACTACATTTCGACGCTGGCCGCCGTGTCTGATACCGATATTCGTCGCTTTAGCGACCTCCAGGCGGCGCTGAGCAAAAGACTCGACCATTTTGCTGCCCACGGCTGCAAGGTTGCCGATCACGCTCTGGACGTGGTGGTGTTTGCCGAAGCGGATGAAAAAACGCTGGATACCATTCTTGCCCGACGCCTGGCGGGTGGCTCGGTTAACGACACCGAAGTGGCACAGTTTAAAACGGCTGTGCTGGCCTGGCTCGGCACCGAATATGCCCGTCGCGGCTGGGTGCAGCAGTACCATATCGGGGCGTTACGCAATAATAACCAGCGGCAGTTCCGCCTGCTGGGGCCGGATGTAGGCTTTGATTCCATCAACGATCGCCCGCTGGCCGAGCCGCTGTCGAAGCTACTGAGCAAGCAGAATGAAGAAAATTTGCTGCCGAAAACCATTCTCTACTGCCTCAATCCGCGGGACAACGAAGTGATTGGCACCATGGTCGGGAACTTCCAGGGGGAAGGCATGCCGGGCAAAATGCAGTTCGGCTCCGGCTGGTGGTTTAACGATCAGAAAGACGGCATGGAGCGGCAGATGACTCAGCTTGCCCAGCTTGGGTTGTTGAGTCGCTTCGTCGGTATGCTGACCGACAGCCGCAGCTTCCTCTCCTACACGCGCCACGAATACTTCCGCCGTATTCTGTGCCGCATGCTTGGCCACTGGGTTCAGGCGGGGGAAGTGCCTGCAGATATCCCGCTGCTGGGTGAGATGGTGAAAAACATCTGCTTCAACAACGCCCGCGACTACTTTGCCATTGAGCTGAACTGA
- a CDS encoding altronate hydrolase, which translates to MRYIRIHALDNVAVALVDLAQGEEVSVAAEAFRLRQPIARGHKFAIQPIAEGANVVKYGLPIGHTLCNVAAGEHLHSHNLRTNLNDVDEYRYQPEVVPAAKSFGDREVSIYRRSNGAVGVRNELWILPTVGCVNGIARQMLSRFLQETSNAPDIDGAWLFSHQFGCSQLGDDHLNTRTMLQNMVHHPNAGAVLVVGLGCENNQISAFRETLGEYDPGRVHFMALQQQDDEIEAGLEHLRALYEAMRHDRREPGKLSELKFGLECGGSDGLSGITANPMLGRFSDYMVANGGTTVLTEVPEMFGAERLLMSHCRDEATFEKTVAMVNDFKRYFIEHRQPIYENPSPGNKAGGITTLEEKSLGCTQKAGESQVVDVLRYGERLKQAGLNLLSAPGNDAVATSALAGAGCHMVLFSTGRGTPYGGFVPTLKIATNSELAAKKPHWIDFDAGRLLHGSTMPELLAQFIETLVEKVNGAPTCNEKNDFRELALFKSGVTL; encoded by the coding sequence ATGCGATATATCAGGATCCATGCGCTGGATAACGTTGCGGTCGCGCTGGTGGACCTTGCGCAGGGCGAAGAGGTGAGTGTTGCGGCGGAAGCCTTCAGGCTGCGACAGCCTATTGCCCGTGGCCACAAGTTCGCGATCCAGCCGATTGCCGAAGGGGCAAACGTCGTGAAGTATGGCTTGCCCATTGGACACACGCTTTGCAATGTTGCCGCCGGGGAGCACCTCCACTCCCATAATCTGCGCACCAACCTTAACGATGTCGATGAATATCGCTATCAGCCTGAAGTTGTGCCCGCGGCGAAATCTTTCGGCGACCGTGAAGTCAGCATCTATCGCCGCAGCAACGGCGCGGTTGGCGTGCGTAACGAGCTATGGATCCTGCCGACCGTCGGCTGTGTGAACGGCATTGCCCGGCAGATGCTGAGCCGCTTCCTGCAGGAAACCAGTAACGCGCCAGATATTGACGGTGCCTGGCTGTTCAGCCATCAGTTTGGCTGCTCCCAGCTGGGGGATGACCATCTCAACACCCGCACCATGCTGCAAAATATGGTGCATCATCCGAACGCAGGGGCTGTGCTGGTGGTGGGGCTGGGCTGTGAGAACAACCAGATTAGCGCGTTCCGCGAAACCTTAGGGGAATACGATCCCGGTCGCGTCCACTTCATGGCGCTGCAGCAGCAGGACGATGAAATTGAAGCCGGGCTTGAGCATCTGCGTGCTTTGTATGAGGCCATGCGCCACGACAGGCGCGAACCGGGCAAACTGAGCGAGCTGAAATTCGGGCTGGAATGCGGCGGTTCGGACGGCCTGTCCGGCATTACCGCGAACCCGATGCTGGGCCGGTTCTCGGACTATATGGTGGCCAACGGCGGCACGACCGTGCTGACGGAAGTGCCGGAAATGTTTGGCGCGGAGCGGCTGCTGATGAGCCATTGCCGTGACGAAGCCACGTTTGAGAAAACCGTGGCAATGGTCAACGACTTCAAACGCTACTTTATCGAACACCGGCAGCCAATCTATGAGAATCCTTCCCCGGGGAATAAAGCGGGCGGGATCACCACGCTTGAGGAGAAATCCCTCGGCTGTACGCAAAAAGCCGGTGAAAGCCAGGTGGTGGATGTTCTTCGCTATGGCGAAAGACTAAAACAGGCCGGCCTAAACCTGCTGAGCGCACCGGGCAACGATGCGGTGGCCACCAGCGCCCTGGCGGGAGCGGGCTGCCATATGGTGCTGTTCAGCACCGGGCGAGGGACGCCCTACGGCGGCTTTGTGCCGACGCTAAAAATCGCCACCAACAGCGAACTGGCCGCGAAGAAACCGCACTGGATAGACTTTGACGCGGGCAGGCTGCTGCATGGCAGTACCATGCCCGAGCTGCTGGCGCAGTTTATTGAGACTCTCGTTGAGAAAGTGAACGGCGCGCCAACCTGCAACGAAAAAAATGATTTTCGCGAGCTGGCGCTGTTTAAGAGTGGGGTCACGCTATGA
- a CDS encoding serine/threonine protein kinase (involved in the import of serine and threonine coupled with the import of sodium) codes for MSSQASGLLQRFARGSLVKQILVGLVLGILLALVSKPAAIATGLLGTLFVGALKAVAPVLVLTLVMASIANHQHGQKTNIRPILVLYLLGTFSAALTAVVVSFIFPSTLHLTSSATDISPPSGIVEVIHGLLMSTIANPIHALLNANYIGILVWAVGLGFALRHGNETTKNLVNDLSDAVTFIVKVVIRFAPIGIFGLVASTLATTGFSTLWSYAQLLLVLLGCMFGVALIINPLLVFITTRRNPYPLVLACLRESGVTAFFTRSSAANIPVNMSMCQKMNLDRDTYSVSIPLGATINMAGAAITITVLTLAAVHTLGVPVDLPTALLLSVVASLCACGASGVAGGSLLLIPLACGMFGIPNEIAMQVVAVGFIIGVLQDSCETALNSSTDVIFTAAVCQAEDARLAKTDLLRG; via the coding sequence ATGAGTTCGCAAGCTTCTGGACTACTGCAGCGCTTTGCCCGCGGCAGCCTCGTAAAACAAATTCTCGTTGGCCTGGTGCTGGGCATTCTGCTCGCGCTGGTCTCAAAACCTGCTGCTATCGCAACCGGCCTGCTCGGCACGCTGTTCGTCGGTGCGTTGAAAGCCGTGGCGCCGGTGCTGGTACTCACGCTGGTGATGGCTTCCATCGCCAATCATCAGCACGGCCAAAAAACCAATATCCGCCCAATCCTGGTGCTCTATTTGCTGGGGACCTTCTCCGCCGCGCTGACCGCGGTCGTCGTTAGCTTTATCTTCCCCTCCACGCTTCACCTGACCAGCAGCGCCACGGACATTTCGCCTCCATCAGGTATCGTCGAAGTCATACACGGCCTGCTGATGAGCACTATTGCCAACCCGATACACGCCCTGTTGAACGCCAACTACATCGGAATTCTGGTTTGGGCGGTAGGCCTGGGCTTTGCGTTGCGCCACGGAAACGAAACGACCAAAAACCTGGTGAACGACCTGTCTGACGCGGTGACCTTTATCGTGAAGGTGGTGATCCGCTTCGCCCCTATAGGGATCTTTGGCCTGGTCGCCTCCACGCTTGCCACCACCGGTTTCTCCACGCTCTGGAGCTATGCCCAGCTGCTGCTGGTATTGCTGGGCTGCATGTTCGGCGTGGCGCTAATAATCAACCCGCTGCTGGTGTTTATAACCACTCGCCGTAACCCGTATCCGCTGGTGCTGGCCTGCCTGCGCGAAAGCGGCGTGACCGCGTTCTTTACCCGCAGCTCCGCGGCCAACATTCCGGTCAACATGAGCATGTGCCAGAAGATGAACCTGGATCGCGATACTTATTCGGTGTCGATTCCGCTGGGGGCAACGATCAATATGGCCGGGGCAGCCATCACCATTACGGTGCTGACGCTGGCGGCAGTTCATACCCTGGGCGTGCCGGTGGATCTCCCGACCGCTCTGCTGCTGAGCGTGGTGGCTTCACTTTGCGCCTGCGGGGCTTCTGGCGTGGCGGGTGGCTCGCTGCTGTTGATCCCGCTGGCCTGCGGCATGTTTGGTATCCCGAACGAGATTGCCATGCAGGTGGTGGCGGTCGGCTTTATCATCGGCGTATTGCAGGATTCCTGTGAAACCGCGCTGAACTCTTCTACCGACGTTATCTTTACCGCTGCCGTTTGCCAGGCAGAGGATGCTCGCCTGGCGAAGACCGATTTGTTACGCGGCTAA
- a CDS encoding membrane protein — translation MHTVGTPLLWGSFAVVVAIMLAIDLLVQGRRGSQTMSMKQAAVWSLVWVSLSLLFNLAFWWYLSGTAGREVADTQALAFLTGYLIEKALAVDNVFVWLMLFSYFAVPAALQRRVLVYGVLGAIILRTIMIFGGSWLITQFEWLLYVFGAFLLFTGVKMALAKEDNTGIGDKPLVRWLRGHLRMTDKIENEHFFVRQNGLLYATPLLLVLILVELSDVIFAVDSIPAIFAVTTDPFIVLTSNLFAILGLRAMYFLLAGVAERFSMLKYGLSVILVFIGIKMLIVDFYHIPIAVSLGVVGGILAGTLIINAWVNHRNDQKKSAE, via the coding sequence ATGCATACTGTCGGTACTCCGCTGCTCTGGGGCAGCTTCGCCGTCGTGGTCGCCATTATGCTGGCGATCGATCTGCTGGTTCAGGGCCGCCGTGGCTCGCAAACCATGTCAATGAAACAGGCAGCCGTCTGGTCGCTGGTCTGGGTTTCACTTTCTCTGCTGTTTAACCTCGCCTTCTGGTGGTACCTCAGCGGCACCGCCGGGCGCGAAGTCGCCGATACCCAGGCGCTGGCCTTCCTCACCGGTTACCTGATTGAAAAAGCGCTGGCGGTCGATAACGTCTTCGTTTGGCTGATGCTGTTTAGCTACTTTGCCGTGCCTGCGGCGCTGCAGCGGCGGGTGCTGGTTTACGGCGTGCTGGGCGCAATCATTCTCAGAACCATCATGATCTTCGGCGGCAGCTGGCTGATTACCCAGTTCGAGTGGCTGCTTTACGTGTTCGGGGCTTTCCTGCTGTTCACCGGTGTGAAAATGGCGCTGGCAAAAGAGGATAATACCGGCATCGGTGATAAGCCGCTGGTCCGCTGGCTGCGCGGCCATCTGCGAATGACGGACAAGATTGAGAACGAGCATTTCTTCGTGCGTCAGAATGGCCTGCTGTATGCGACGCCGCTGCTGCTGGTGCTGATTCTGGTCGAGCTGAGCGATGTAATTTTCGCAGTCGACAGTATCCCGGCGATCTTCGCGGTCACCACCGATCCGTTTATCGTGCTGACGTCTAACCTGTTCGCGATCCTCGGCCTGCGTGCCATGTACTTCCTGTTGGCGGGCGTGGCGGAGCGCTTCTCGATGCTGAAGTATGGCCTGTCGGTGATTCTGGTGTTTATCGGTATCAAGATGCTGATAGTCGATTTCTACCATATTCCTATCGCCGTTTCGCTGGGCGTGGTGGGCGGTATTCTGGCGGGCACGCTGATTATTAACGCCTGGGTGAACCACCGTAACGACCAGAAGAAGTCGGCGGAATAA
- a CDS encoding oxidoreductase, producing MIRFAVIGTNWITRQFVDAAHESGKYKLTAVYSRSLEQAQSFANDYPVEHLFTSLDELAKSDVIDAVYIASPNSLHGPQSLLFLSHKKHVICEKPLASNLAEVEAAIACARENQVVLFEAFKTASLPNFIALQQALPKVGQIRKVLLNYCQYSSRYQRYLDGENPNTFNPAFSNGSIMDIGFYVLASAAALWGEPHSVHATASLLDSGVDAHGTVQLNYGDFDVTLMHSKVSDSTIPSEIQGEAGSLVIEKISECQRVTFIPRGGKPQDLSQPQHINTMLYEAETFARLVEENAVNHPGLVTSCITSALATEIRRQTGVKFPADDVGQPATA from the coding sequence ATGATACGTTTCGCTGTGATTGGAACCAACTGGATCACCCGCCAGTTCGTGGATGCCGCCCATGAGAGCGGCAAATATAAGCTGACTGCGGTGTACTCCCGTAGCCTCGAGCAGGCGCAAAGCTTTGCCAACGATTACCCGGTCGAACATCTGTTTACTTCGCTGGATGAGCTGGCGAAGAGCGATGTTATCGACGCGGTGTATATCGCCAGCCCGAACTCGCTGCACGGCCCGCAGAGCCTGCTGTTTCTGAGCCACAAAAAACACGTCATTTGCGAGAAGCCGCTGGCGTCTAATCTTGCGGAAGTTGAAGCGGCCATCGCCTGCGCCCGCGAAAATCAGGTGGTGCTGTTCGAGGCGTTTAAAACCGCCAGTCTGCCGAATTTTATCGCCCTGCAGCAGGCGCTGCCGAAGGTGGGTCAAATCCGCAAGGTGCTGCTCAACTACTGCCAGTATTCTTCCCGCTACCAGCGCTACCTGGACGGCGAAAACCCAAACACCTTTAACCCGGCGTTTTCTAACGGTTCGATCATGGACATCGGTTTCTACGTGCTGGCCTCGGCGGCCGCATTGTGGGGCGAACCGCACTCCGTTCACGCCACGGCTTCCCTGCTGGACAGCGGGGTGGACGCCCACGGCACCGTTCAGCTGAACTACGGTGATTTTGACGTCACCCTGATGCATTCCAAAGTGAGCGATTCAACGATCCCAAGCGAAATTCAGGGCGAAGCCGGATCGCTGGTGATCGAAAAAATATCCGAATGCCAGCGGGTAACCTTTATCCCGCGCGGCGGCAAACCTCAGGATCTGAGCCAGCCGCAGCATATCAATACTATGCTGTACGAAGCGGAGACGTTTGCCCGCCTGGTGGAAGAGAATGCGGTCAATCACCCCGGGCTGGTGACCTCATGCATCACGTCGGCGCTGGCGACCGAGATTCGCCGCCAGACAGGGGTTAAGTTCCCGGCTGACGATGTGGGCCAGCCGGCCACGGCATAA
- a CDS encoding metal-dependent hydrolase has protein sequence MSELIYLSGYPEHLLSQVRTLISEQRLGAVLEKRYPQGHNIATDKALYAYTQELKNQFLRNAPPINKVAYDSKIHVLNNALGLHTAISRVQGNKLKAKAEIRVATVFRTAPEAFLRMIVVHELAHLKEKDHNKAFYSLCCHMEPQYHQLEFDTRLWLTQLALSGTA, from the coding sequence ATGAGCGAACTGATTTATTTAAGCGGCTATCCGGAGCATTTGCTCTCGCAGGTGCGTACCCTGATTAGCGAGCAGCGCCTCGGCGCGGTGCTGGAAAAACGCTACCCGCAGGGGCACAACATCGCGACCGATAAAGCGCTTTACGCCTATACTCAGGAGTTGAAAAACCAGTTTCTGCGCAATGCCCCACCGATAAATAAAGTCGCTTATGACAGCAAGATCCACGTTCTGAATAACGCGCTGGGGCTGCACACCGCGATTTCTCGCGTGCAGGGCAACAAATTAAAAGCCAAGGCGGAAATTCGCGTAGCGACCGTGTTTCGCACCGCCCCTGAAGCCTTTCTACGCATGATAGTGGTCCACGAACTGGCGCATCTTAAGGAGAAGGATCACAACAAAGCGTTTTACTCCTTGTGCTGTCATATGGAACCGCAGTATCACCAGTTAGAATTCGATACACGACTTTGGCTTACGCAGCTGGCGCTTAGCGGCACGGCCTGA
- a CDS encoding ribosomal RNA large subunit methyltransferase G — protein MSQLDNGFRSLTLKRFPETDDVNPLQAWEAADDYLLQQVDELEPVGPVLVFNDTFGALACVLAEHKPYSIGDSYLSELATRENLRENEIPENSVTFLDSTAAYPQAPGLVLIKIPKTLALLEQQLRALRKVVTPETRIIAGAKARDIHNSTLELFEKILGPTTTTLAWKKARLINPTFTRPDLADVPETLSWKLEGTEWTIHNHANVFSRTGLDIGARFFLESLPSDLEGEIVDLGCGNGVIGLTLLEKNPLAQVVFVDESPMAVASARLNVETNLPGDIDRCEFMINNALSGVEPFRFNAVLCNPPFHQQHALTDQIAWEMFHHARRCLKINGELYIVANRHLDYFRKLKKIFGNCTTVATNNKFVVLKAVKLGRRR, from the coding sequence ATGAGCCAATTAGACAACGGTTTTCGTTCACTGACGCTGAAGCGTTTTCCGGAAACGGACGACGTAAACCCGCTGCAGGCGTGGGAAGCGGCAGATGACTACCTGTTGCAGCAGGTAGACGAACTTGAGCCAGTCGGCCCCGTTCTTGTTTTTAACGATACGTTCGGTGCGCTGGCCTGCGTGCTGGCCGAACACAAGCCTTACAGCATTGGCGACTCGTACTTAAGCGAGCTGGCCACGCGGGAAAACCTGCGCGAGAACGAAATTCCGGAAAATAGCGTCACCTTCCTCGACAGCACCGCGGCTTACCCGCAGGCGCCGGGGCTGGTGCTGATTAAAATTCCTAAAACGCTGGCCTTGCTAGAGCAGCAGCTGCGTGCGCTGCGTAAAGTGGTCACGCCGGAAACCCGCATCATTGCGGGCGCGAAAGCGCGGGATATTCACAATTCCACGCTGGAGCTTTTTGAAAAGATTTTAGGGCCAACCACGACCACGCTGGCGTGGAAAAAAGCGCGCCTGATTAACCCGACCTTCACCAGGCCAGACCTGGCGGACGTGCCGGAAACGCTGAGCTGGAAGCTGGAGGGAACCGAGTGGACGATTCACAACCACGCGAATGTCTTCTCCCGCACCGGGCTGGATATCGGCGCGCGCTTCTTCCTTGAAAGTTTGCCGTCAGATCTGGAAGGCGAGATTGTCGATCTCGGCTGCGGTAACGGCGTGATTGGCCTGACGCTGCTGGAGAAAAACCCGCTGGCGCAGGTGGTGTTTGTGGATGAGTCGCCGATGGCGGTGGCCTCCGCGCGCCTGAACGTTGAAACCAACCTACCGGGCGACATCGACCGCTGTGAGTTCATGATTAACAACGCGCTGTCCGGCGTGGAGCCTTTCCGCTTTAATGCCGTACTCTGCAACCCGCCGTTCCACCAGCAGCATGCCCTGACGGATCAGATCGCGTGGGAGATGTTCCATCACGCTCGCCGCTGCCTGAAAATCAACGGCGAGCTGTACATCGTGGCCAACCGCCACCTGGACTACTTCCGCAAGCTGAAGAAGATCTTCGGCAACTGCACCACGGTGGCAACGAACAACAAGTTCGTGGTGCTTAAAGCGGTGAAGTTAGGCCGTCGCCGCTAA